The Rhinolophus sinicus isolate RSC01 linkage group LG09, ASM3656204v1, whole genome shotgun sequence genome includes a window with the following:
- the ADNP2 gene encoding activity-dependent neuroprotector homeobox protein 2 isoform X3, producing the protein MKISKMFQIPVENLDNIRKVRKKVKDILVDIGLDSCKELLKDLKGFDPGEKYFYNTSWGDIALWEPSGKKVRYRTKPYCCGLCKYSTKVLTSFKNHLHRYHEEEADQELLIPCPNCVFSSQPKIVGRHFRMFHAPVRKVQSYTVSILGETRSSRGDVISFTCLKCNFSNTLYYSMKKHVLVAHFHHLISSYFGLRTEALAEPPKADGTLSAEKTPPPDRYYCKKCEASASSQDALMYHLLTSDVHRDLENKLRSVISEHVKKTGLWKQLHIAPKPAVPTPPNGSAPGIPATAPCFHLALPQSGQSQAAAPPGQGTVQPVTVASGASGSLAHSPPAVAKPHVTLVSSPLAVGQGSLTLPPAAPPPVFLSHGVPLNQSANPPVLPLTQAVGPVTKPVGAAVLPRNPAIRPGAPPFTQPVGPMNRPAGSAILPVSPAVTPGVLQAVSPGLISVSRTVPSGVLPAGQATPAGVIPSGQTATSGVLPAGQMVQSGVLPIGQTAPSGVLPPGLTVPSRVLPPGQTVPLRVLPAGQVVPPGLLSPSQTVSSGILPVNQGVSSGVVQLGQPVMSGVLPVSQPVRPGVLQLHQSVNPSILPANQPVRPGASQNTTFLTSGSILRQLIPTGKQVNGIPTYTLAPVSVTLPVPAAGVATVAPPQVPIQLLPSGAAAQVAGSVASAPSPPVLVGAAQSALVPATAAAAEAGQALRQAKQWKTCPVCNELFPSNVYQVHMEVAHKHSEAQPAEKPEPERLAACAPFLKWVREKAVRCLSCKCPVSEPQLMQHVLMHGLGCLLCPSTFHDLRGLCEHSRTVHPGRKKVPTEYSDRGFQLDVDANGNLLFPHLDFVTTLPREELGEREVHLAVLAGLHPKSLGPVYIRVRPQPEGASGSPGRRALTCPFCFGTFGTPEAYELHLKDRHHITPTVHTILKSPAFKCIHCCGVYTGNMTLAAIAIHLLRCRSAPKDSSPDLHSQPSFIDNSDLVVVNGEVIHDASFSVKRKLPDGHLGPEDQRAVEERPLVINTDADPAPEKATSVMPFKRQRNESRTEGPLAVNDDALQILALNPKKYEDRSYEEKKQFLRDYFHKRPYPSKKEIELLSSLLWVWKIDVASFFGKRRYICMKAIRNHKPSVLLGFDMSELKNVKHRLNFEYEPKNS; encoded by the exons GACCTTAAAGGCTTTGATCCAGGAGAGAAGTACTTTTATAACACATCGTGGGGAGATATTGCTCTCTGGGAACCTTCTGGAAAGAAAGTG AGATACCGAACGAAGCCATACTGTTGTGGCCTCTGTAAGTACTCCACCAAAGTGCTTACATCATTCAAAAACCACCTGCATCGTTACCATGAGGAAGAGGCTGACCAGGAGCTGCTGATCCCGTGCCCAAACTGTGTCTTTTCCTCTCAGCCCAAGATTGTGGGCAGGCACTTCAGAATGTTCCACGCACCTGTGCGGAAGGTCCAGAGCTACACAGTGAGCATCCTGGGCGAGACCCGCTCGTCCCGGGGCGATGTGATAAGCTTCACATGCCTGAAGTGTAACTTCTCCAACACGCTGTACTACAGCATGAAGAAGCACGTTCtggttgcccactttcaccacctGATCAGCTCCTACTTCGGCCTGCGGACCGAGGCGTTGGCTGAGCCACCGAAAGCTGATGGCACCCTCTCTGCCGAGAAGACGCCACCCCCCGACAGGTATTACTGCAAGAAGTGCGAGGCCAGCGCCAGCAGCCAGGATGCACTGATGTATCACCTCCTCACATCAGACGTGCACAGAGATTTGGAGAACAAGCTGAGGTCCGTGATCTCGGAGCACGTTAAGAAGACCGGGCTTTGGAAGCAGCTGCACATTGCCCCCAAACCAGCGGTGCCCACGCCACCAAATGGCAGTGCCCCAGGCATCCCAGCCACAGCCCCTTGCTTTCATCTTGCCTTGCCACAGAGTGGTCAAAGCCAAGCGGCCGCCCCACCAGGCCAGGGCACAGTCCAGCCCGTGACGGTGGCCTCAGGCGCTTCTGGAAGCCTCGCCCACTCTCCGCCTGCCGTGGCCAAGCCCCACGTGACTCTCGTCTCCAGCCCCCTGGCAGTTGGCCAAGGCAGCCTCACTCTGCCGCCCGCAGCCCCCCCCCCAGTCTTTCTTTCCCACGGAGTCCCCCTGAATCAGTCAGCAAATCCTCCTGTGTTGCCTCTGACGCAAGCAGTGGGGCCTGTCACAAAGCCTGTGGGAGCTGCAGTCCTCCCCAGGAACCCGGCCATCCGCCCAGGAGCTCCACCCTTCACCCAGCCTGTTGGGCCCATGAACAGACCTGCTGGCTCTGCCATCCTTCCCGTCAGCCCCGCAGTCACCCCCGGGGTTCTCCAGGCGGTGTCACCAGGGCTGATTTCTGTGAGTCGGACAGTACCGTCGGGTGTTCTTCCTGCAGGCCAAGCCACCCCTGCTGGGGTGATCCCTTCGGGACAGACAGCAACTTCTGGGGTGCTCCCTGCTGGCCAGATGGTGCAGTCAGGGGTTCTCCCCATTGGCCAGACGGCCCCATCGGGAGTTCTGCCCCCGGGGCTGACGGTGCCATCACGGGTTCTCCCTCCTGGCCAGACGGTCCCCCTGAGGGTTCTCCCTGCAGGCCAGGTGGTCCCGCCGGGGCTGCTCTCGCCCAGCCAGACGGTCTCGTCAGGCATTCTCCCTGTGAACCAGGGTGTGAGTTCCGGTGTCGTTCAGCTCGGCCAGCCCGTCATGTCGGGAGTCCTTCCTGTGAGCCAGCCGGTGCGGCCCGGGGTCCTGCAGCTTCACCAGTCTGTGAATCCAAGCATTCTGCCTGCAAACCAGCCAGTGAGACCTGGCGCCTCCCAGAACACAACTTTCCTGACGTCGGGCTCCATTCTGAGACAGCTGATTCCGACAGGGAAACAAGTGAACGGCATCCCCACGTACACGCTGGCCCCAGTCTCTGTCACTCTGCCTGTGCCAGCCGCGGGCGTGGCCACCGTCGCCCCCCCACAGGTGCCCATTCAGCTTCTGCCGTCGGGCGCGGCCGCTCAGGTGGCGGGCTCTGTGGCCAGTGCGCCCTCGCCCCCGGTGCTGGTCGGTGCCGCTCAGAGTGCGCTCGTTCCCGCCACCGCCGCGGCGGCAGAGGCGGGCCAGGCGCTGCGACAGGCCAAGCAGTGGAAGACATGCCCGGTGTGCAACGAGCTCTTCCCCTCCAACGTGTACCAGGTGCACATGGAGGTGGCACACAAGCACAGTGAGGCCCAGCCTGCCGAGAAGCCGGAGCCCGAGCGGCTGGCCGCCTGTGCGCCCTTCCTCAAGTGGGTGAGGGAGAAGGCGGTGCGCTGTCTGTCCTGCAAGTGCCCGGTGTCGGAGCCCCAGCTCATGCAGCACGTGCTCATGCACGGTCTGGGCTGCCTGCTCTGCCCCAGCACCTTCCACGACCTCCGGGGCCTTTGCGAGCACAGCAGGACCGTGCACCCGGGGAGGAAGAAGGTCCCCACGGAGTACAGTGACCGAGGCTTCCAGCTGGATGTCGACGCCAACGGCAACCTGCTGTTCCCCCACCTGGACTTTGTCACCACGCTGCCCAGGGAGGAGCTCGGGGAGCGGGAGGTACACCTGGCGGTGCTGGCAGGCCTGCACCCCAAGTCGCTGGGACCCGTGTACATCCGCGTGAGGCCCCAGCCCGAGGGCGCCTCCGGGAGCCCCGGCCGGCGGGCGCTGACCTGCCCCTTCTGCTTTGGCACCTTTGGGACGCCTGAGGCCTACGAGCTGCACCTGAAGGACAGGCACCACATCACGCCAACCGTGCACACGATTTTGAAATCTCCGGCGTTCAAGTGCATCCACTGCTGTGGGGTCTACACCGGCAACATGACCCTGGCCGCCATTGCCATCCACCTGCTGCGCTGCAGGAGTGCCCCAAAGGACAGCAGCCCCGACCTGCACTCGCAGCCGAGCTTCATCGACAACAGTGACCTGGTTGTGGTCAACGGCGAGGTCATACATGACGCCAGTTTCTCTGTGAAGAGGAAGCTGCCTGACGGCCACCTGGGGCCCGAAGACCAGAGGGCTGTGGAGGAACGGCCTCTGGTCATAAACACCGACGCAGACCCGGCTCCGGAAAAGGCGACCAGCGTCATGCCCTTCAAAAGACAGAGGAATGAAAGCAGGACGGAAGGGCCACTGGCGGTTAACGATGACGCTCTTCAGATCTTAGCGTTAAACCCCAAAAAATATGAAGACCGTTCTTACGAAGAAAAGAAGCAGTTTCTCAGAGATTACTTCCATAAGAGGCCATATCCTagtaaaaaggaaatagaacTGTTATCTTCACTGTTATGGGTGTGGAAAATTGACGTGGCTTCATTTTTTGGAAAAAGGAGGTACATTTGCATGAAAGCAATACGAAATCACAAGCCTTCTGTGCTTTTAGGCTTTGATATGTCTGAACTTAAAAACGTTAAACACAGATTGAACTTTGAGTACGAACcaaaaaactcataa